Genomic window (Megamonas funiformis):
ATAAAGACTTTAAATATTTTGAGCAGGAATTATTAAAAGTTGGCATAAAACTGGAACATGAACGTTTAAAGAAAGATTTTATCTTTAATTATATTGATGAAAATAGAAAAGTTAGTGATAAAACTTTAGCTAAAACTTTTCATGATGATAAAATTCTACGTAGTAATATTGAAATGATATGGGGAAAAACTCTTCAATATGATTTAGATAAAAAAATATATTTATCCGAAAAAAAACAAGGATTTTATAATTTGATAGAGAATTTAATAAAAACAATTGATAATATAAATAAATTAAATATAAAAACTAAAGTAGAGTTTTATATATTTATGGAAAAACAAGGTTGGTTAATAAAAGAAACTCAAACAGGTAAAGCTTTTTATAATCAAGAACATGATAGGTATTTATACGATAATACTATTTATAAAATTTTAGAAAATAAAGCGTATTGTTTGAAATATATAGAACAAAATTTAATGTAAAAGGGGCTTTACTAATGGGAGTAGCGATGAAAGGTCATTTATTGGCACTATTTACAATCATTTGTTGGGGAACAACATTTATATCCACTAAAATATTATTAGTAGATTTTTCGCCAATTGAGATATTATTAACAAGGTTTGTAATTGGTCTTAGTATTTTATATATAATCAGACCAGAACCTTTGAAGTTAAGGCATGAAGAACATCGTTTATATTTGGTAGTGGCAGCATTATCAGGAATTACTTTATATTATTTGATGGAAAATATTGCATTGACATATACATATGCTTCAAATGTTGGAATTATTTCATCAACAGCGCCTTTTTTCGCTGCTATTTTAGCTAGTTTTACATTGCGAAAACACGCAATAACAGGGCCTTTTATTGTAGGATTTATAATTTCAATGATAGGTATAGTATTTATTGCCTTAGAAGAAAGTAGTTTGAATATCAACCCTAAAGGCGATATCTTAGCTTTAGGAGCTGCTGTTTTATGGGCTGTTTATGCTGTAGTATTAAAGAAAATTTGTGCATTTGGCTATGATATGATAGTTATCACAAGAGAAATTTTTCTTTATGGCGTAATTTTAATGATACCACCAGTTATTTTTATGGGTTTTAATATTGATTTAATTTATTTATTGGAACCAGTAAATTTGGCAAATATGTTGTATTTAGGAATTGGCGCTTCAGCAATTTGTTTTTTGACATGGAATTTCGCTACGAAGTATTTAGGTGTAGTAAAGACTACAGTATATATATATGCTTGTCCAGTGGTAACAGTAATTACTGCTTATTTAGTATTAAATGAGCCAATAACTTTATATAAATTAATAGGTATGATATTAGCTATTGTTGGCTTAGTTATATCACAAAGATGAAGAAAGCTCTCAGATATTCTGAGAGCTTTTTATTATAAGCCTAGATTTTCGCCTACTAGGATAACTTTTATTTTTTTTGCTGGACGACAAATACGAGTAGTAACTATATAAGCACAGCAACTATCACTAGATAAGCAATCATGACAAGCACCAGTTTGATTACATGGTGTTTTAGCATTAGGAAAACGTTGGACAACGCTAGGAGCAGCTATATTTTTAGCACGAGCATAAGCATCATCTAGAGTTTTTACTACTTTATTCATACCTGCAATTATAATTACATTTTTAGGTCCATAAATCATGGCAGCAACACGATTGCCGTTACCGTCGATATTTACTAATTGACCATCTTCACTGATAGCATTAGAACTCATAAGGAAAGTATCACAAAGTAGAGCTTTACGCATGAGGTCAAGTCGTTCTTCTGGTGATTTGGCACTATCGCGGTCGATTACTTGATAATGTTCTTTTACATAGGATAATAAATTAATTTCATCAATAGAAATAGAGCCTCCCCATGAAATAACATCTTTTTCAGGAATTAATTTAATTGCTTGGGCTAAAGCTTCTTCTTTGGTGCTACAGTAATAAGCTTCAAAATGACGTTTAGTTAGAGCTTTTACTACATTAGGGCCTAATTTGTCATAACGCAATTGTTGAGGTAAATTTCTAGCCATAAAATCATCTCCAATATAAATAGTATTTACTTATATTATAATATAAAATTTCTTTATCAAGGATATATAATAATGAAGAAAAATAAGTACTTAATTAAATTGATATTTACAAAAGAGATTTAAATCTATATTATATTAAATATATAAATATTAATAATAAAGTTTATTAGTAATAGATTGCGGAGGTTAATTATGGGTAAAATTATTTTAACAGGAGATAGACCTACTGGTCGTTTACATATTGGTCATTATGTAGGTTCTTTAAAAAGACGTGTAGAATTACAAAATTCTGGAGAATTTGAAAAGATTTTCATTATGATTGCTGATGCTCAAGCACTTACAGATAATGCAGATAATCCAGAAAAAGTTCGTCAGAATGTATTAGAAGTAGCTTTGGATTATTTAGCTTGTGGCATTGACCCTAAAAAATCCACAATTTTTGTGCAATCACAAATTCCACAGCTTTGTGAATTAACATGTTATTATATGAACCTTGTTACTGTATCTCGTTTACAGAGAAATCCTACAGTTAAATCTGAAATTCAAATGCGTAATTTTGAAGCAAGTATTCCTGTTGGTTTTTTAGCTTATCCAGTAAGTCAGGCTTCTGATATTACAGCTTTTAAAGCGACAACTGTACCAGTTGGTGAAGACCAAGAGCCAATGATTGAACAGACAAGAGAAATTGTTCGTCGTTTTAATATGTTGTATAATACAGAAACTTTAGTAGAACCAGATATCTTACTTCCAGATAACAAAGCTTGTTTACGTCTTCCTGGCATTGATGGTAAAGCTAAAATGAGTAAATCCTTAGGAAACTGCATTTATTTATCTGATGAAGCTGATGTCATTAAACAAAAAGTAATGAGCATGTATACAGACCCTGACCATATCAAAGTTTCTGACCCAGGTAAAATAGAAGGTAATACAGTATTTATTTACTTAGATGCATTCTGCAAAGATGAACATTTTGCTAAATATTTACCTGATTATAATAATTTAGATGAATTAAAAGTTCATTATCAACGTGGCGGTCTTGGTGATGTTAAAGTTAAAAAATTCTTGAATGCTGTATTACAAGAAGAATTTGAACCAATTAGAAATCGTCGTAAAGAATATCAAAAAGATATTGCTTATGTATATCAGATTTTAAAAGAAGGTTCTGAAGTAGCTCGTGAAGTAGCTCAACAAACATTGCATGAAGTAAAAGATGCTATGAAAATAAATTATTTTGATGATATTGAATTATTAAATCAACAGATTGATAAATATAAAGAAGTTAAATAATTATTTTAGGAAAACTTCCCATAGAATTTTATTTTTTAGATTTTATGGGGAGTTTTTTGTTTTTAATAGCAATAAAATAACTTTAATAATAAATGCATATTTTTTCATTTTTTTCGATAATAAATTTAAAGTATTACTAAAATATAATAAAATAAAAATGTCTTTTAACAGGATACTAGATTGTAAAATATAACTTTACATTAAGTTTATGCTGTTAATAGATATAAATAAATTGTTAACTTGTGAAATTGATATTTTCTTCTTAATATGGACATTATGATAAATAAAAATATAATTTCTAAGAAAACAATCTGTATTTATTAGATTTTTGTTTGCTTTATATAAAATTTTAGTAAAAAACAAGAGCTTTTTACGTAATTTATGTAAAAATAAAAATGTTTTTAATGTGTATTTAGTATTGCACTTTGTACAATACTATTGTACAATATATCATGATTTTATAAAAAAGGAGATTTTATTTATGAAAAATCATGATTTCATGAGCCATGAATTAAAATTGCCTGAACTTACACTTAGAGGGGTCATACTTGGTTTATTTATAACAATAGTATTTACTGCATCTAACGTGTATCTAGGATTGAAAGTAGGACTTACATTTTCTTCTGCTATTCCAGCTGCAATTATTTCTATGGCTATCTTGCGTATGTGCAAGGATTCTAATATTTTAGAAAATAACCTTGTACAGACTCAAGCATCTGCTGCTGGTACATTATCCGCAGTAATTTTCGTTATTCCTGGTTTATTGATGATTGGTTATTGGCAAGGCTTCCAATTTTGGCAAACTTTAATGATTTGCGCATGTGGTGGATGCTTAGGGGTATTATTCACTATTCCACTTCGTCGTGCAATGGTAGTTAATACAGATTTGCCTTATCCAGAAGGTCGTGCTGCTGCTGAAATTTTGAAAGTTGGTAGTGCTAGCGAGAAAAAAGGCGTTACTGGCATGAAAGATATTGTAAGTGGTGGTGTTGTCGCTGCACTTATCAATCTATTTTCTAGTGGATTTGGATATCTTTCCGCTGAAATGATGAATTGGATTCATTTGGGCAAAAATGTAGTAACTTGTCTTCCATTAGGTTTTTCTCCTGCTTTATTAGGTGCAGGTTACCTTATTGGTCTTGCTAGTGGTTTAGCAATTTTATTTGGTTTAGTTGTTACTTGGTTAGGTTTTGTACCATATTTCATGTCTATATCTGATATTCCAGTTGGTGTAGATATCGGTGAAGTAGCTACTAGCATTTGGTCTTCTAAAATTCGTTTTATGGGTGCAGGTACAATTGGTATTGCTGCTATTTGGACTTTAATTACTTTATTAAAACCTATTTTAGATGGTATTAAAATGTCTATTAAAGCTGTATCTGATAATAGTGTATCTAACGATAATTTGCATCGTATGGATACAGATATGACACCAAAAAGCATTGGTATTGTATTCGTATTAATCATTATCGGTTTAATAGGTGTATTCTATTCCTTCTTAGCTGGTGGCAATTTATCCACAGGTATGACTTTGTTGTACATAGTAGTTGGTATTATTGTTGCTGTAGGTATGGGCTTCTTCGTAGCTGCTGCTTGCGGTTACATGGCAGGTCTTATCGGTACTTCTTCCAGTCCAATTTCTGGTATTGGTATTTTAGGTATCATTGTTTCTTCCCTTGTAGTATTAGCATTAGGTAACCTTGCAGGTTTATTTAGCTCTGAATATGGTACTTTATTTGCTACTGCATTTGCTATTTTTATCACAAGTGTTATTACAAGTATTGCCGCTATTTCTAATGATAACTTACAGGATTTAAAAACTGGTTTACTTGTTGGTGCAACTCCATGGAAACAGCAGGTAGCTTTATTAATCGGTTGTATCGCTGGTGCGATCGCTATTGCTCCTGTACTCAACTTACTTTATGAAGCATATGGTTTCCCAGGTGCAATGCCTCGTCCTGATATGGATCCAAATCAGGTATTGTCTGCTCCACAGGCTACTTTGATGGCAACTATTGCTAAAGGTATTTTCAATAATAGCATGGATTGGTCATATATTCTTTATGGTGTAATCTTTGGTATTATTATTATCATCATTGATGTACTCTTGAAAAAATCTACAAAAAATCTTAGCTTACCACCTCTTGCTGTAGGTATGGGTATATATCTTCCTCCAACTTTACAGATGCCACTTGTAGTAGGTGCTGTACTTTCTTATGTAGTAAATCGTTATTTACGTAAACGTGCAGAAGTTCGTAGCCCTCAAAATGTTGCTGATGATGTAGATACATGCAATCGTCGTGGTATCTTATTTGCCTCTGGTATGATCGTTGGTGAATCCTTAATGGGTGTATTACTTGCTGGTGTTATCGTTGTTTCTGTAACATCTGGCGGTAGTGAAGCTCCACTTCGTATGGTAGGCGATAGCTTTGGTGATACAGCCCAATGGCTCGGCTTGTTAGTAAATATTTTATTAATTATTGAATTTGCTCGTCGTGTTATCACTGCGAAATTAAATAAATAATTAGTGTAATAAAAAACGACTTCTATGATAATTTGAGTAGAAGTCGTTTTTTTTATTGTTTAATTGTAGGATTTCTTTTATAATGATTTATATGTATTTTTTAGAATTTTAGGGAGCAAAGAAGATGAATTTTGATTGTAAAAATACGATTATACGACATAGAATATTTAAGAAATGTTATAAAGAGATAGATAAAGAGGAAACAAATCGTATTTTTTGCCGACATGATATGGGTCATTTTTTAGATGTGGCTAGATTGATGATGATTTTAAATGTAAAAGAAGATTTAAAAATTAGTGATGATATGATTTATGCGACAGCTTTACTACATGATATTGGTCGTCATATTCAATATCGTCAAGGAATTGGTCATGAAATATCTAGTGCGCAGATTGCTCCTTTAATTTTAGATGATTGCGATTTCACTGTAGAAGAAAAAAATCAAATCATTGAAGCTATTTTAAAACATAGAGATAGTAAAACTAGTGAAGAAAAGAATTTAAATGGGTTATTGTATCGAGCAGATAAAATGAGTAGGACTTGTTTTTGTTGTCAAGTTGAGCCTATTTGTAATTGGAAAGATGAAAAGAAAAATTTAAAATTAAAATATTAATTATTTGAGGTATTTTTTATGAAAATTGGTAGTAGAGAGTTTGATTTTGGCAGACATACTTATATTATGGGAATTTTGAATGTAACACCTGATTCATTTTCCGATGGTGGTAGATTTAATTCTTTAGATAAAGCTTTATTTCATGTGCAAGAAATGATAAAAGAGGGTGTAGATATCATAGATGTTGGCGGAGAGTCAACAAGACCTGGATATACACTTTTGAGTGATGATGAGGAAATATCACGTATTGTTCCTGTTATTGAAAATTTGAAAAAAGAGTTTGATGTGCCAATATCTTTAGATACATATAAGGGAAATGTAGCTAAAGAAGGAATAAAAGCAGGTGCTGATTTAATCAATGATATTTGGGGCTTAAAATATGATGATATTTTAGCAAAAGTTATAGCAGAAAATGATGTAGCTTGCTGTTTGATGCATAATCGCAAAGATACGAATTATAAAGATTTTTTGACTGATGTAGTGGAGGATTTACAAGAAACTATAGATATTGTTCAAAATGCTGGAATAAAAAAAGATAAGATAATTTTAGATCCTGGTATTGGTTTTGCTAAAACATATGAGCAAAATTTAATTATGTTAAAAAATTTATCTAGTCTACACAAATTGAATTTTCCTTTATTATTAGGAGCTTCAAGAAAATCTGTGGTAGGATTGACTTTGGATTTACCTGCTGATGAGAGAGTAGAAGGTACAATTACTACATCTATTATGGCAGTGTTAGCAGATTATGATTTTGTACGAGTTCATGATATAAAAGAAAATTTAAGAGCTATAAAAATGGCAGAAGCTATAAAATATGCTGGAGGTAATTTTTGATGGATATAATTCGCATTGATAATTTAGAAGTATATGCTTATCATGGAGTATATGATGAAGAAAAAGAAAAAGGTCAGTATTTTTATGTTAATGCTGAATTATATACAAATACAAGAAAAGCTGGCATGAATGATGATTTAGACGCTTCTACTAATTATGGAACAGTATGCGATTTTATTCATGATTTTATGACTAAGCATACTTATGATTTGATTGAAACTGTAGCTGAACAATTAGCACAGGCATTATTATTGGAGTTTAAATTAGTAAAAAGTGTTTTATTGGAAATTAGAAAGCCACATGCACCTATTGAAAAGGAATTTGAGTCCGTATCTGTAGAAATTGAACGTGGCTGGCATGAAGCTTTTGTAGCGTTCGGCTCTAATTTAGGAGATAAAGAGAAATTTATAGATGAAGCTATTGAAGCTTTGAGCAATTTACCACAGATAAATATAGTAGCTATTTCAGATAAAATTGTTACAGAACCATATGGAAATGTGGAACAAGATGTATTTTTAAATGGTGTTATGAAGATAGAAACACTTTTACCAGCAGATGAATTATTACAGATTTTGCAAAAAGTAGAGGAACATGCAGGTAGAGAGCGTAAAATACATTGGGGCCCTAGAACTTTAGATTTAGATATAATTTTTTATGATGATGATATTATAAGTGAAGATGATTTGATAGTTCCGCATCCAGATATGAAAAATCGTGATTTTGTATTAAAACCATTAATGCAGATTGCTCCGTATAAATTACATCCTGTATATAGAAAAACCATTAGTGATATGTATGCTGAATTGATGGCTAAAAAACAATAGAAATTAAAAAAGTTGTAATCAAATGATATATAATCAAGTGATTACAACTTTTTTGTTATTTAATAAATTGTTTAATTGTTTGTTCAACTAATTCTAAATCTACAGTGGTATTATAACAAGGACCATTAGGTCGAATATTTAAAACTCCAGCAGATGGTAGAGGATATACGTCTTGTATGCCACTTGTTAAATCACGTTCACAAGCAATGGCTAATAACATTTTAGGGCGGAGTTCTTTGGCAATTTTACGAGCTAAAGTTCCACCTGTTGCCACACGGAAATGAAAACCCATTCTATTTGCCATATCGATTAATGGGCCAATAGTACATTGATTGCAATGTTTACAATTATTGATGTCATGAGTTATTTTGTGTGGGCAAGTCGCTAGTTGTAGACAGTGTGGGGAGATAACTAATAAGTCTTTAGCTTCTACTTTGATGTTTTTATGTGTGAGTATATAGTTATTTAAGGCAATAAAGGAACGTTCAGTTTCACGTCGTCCTATGCCGAATATTTTTCCCCAGAGTATGATGATAGGGAAAAGAAAATTGATAAAATTGAAGATATATTTATCAAGAAAAGAAAAGGCTTTTATATTTGCTATGTTGAAAATCATATTTAGAATGAATAGACAACAGAAAATAAATACTATGCTAACAAAGGTAAAAGCTAATTGGGCAATAAAAGCTAAGTCTAAGACAATTAGGCGTGGATAACATAGCCAGATAATCAAATAGGTGAGAAACATTATACTAAATAAGCTAATAGCAGCTAATTTTATAAATAAGCGTTTTTTAGTATTTTTTAAAATATCATTATACATATAGTTTATCCTAATCTTTCGTGTAGTGTAAAATTGGTAAAAAATTAGTAAGAAAGCGAAAATAGCTAGGCTACTTTCGCTTGTTACGTTTAGATAAAAGATACATTATTTTCAAGTTCTTGTTTATGACCGTTTATATATGAACTTGCTGGCATTTTTGCTTTATTAGGTGGCTGAATTTCAAGAAGTTCAATCGCACCTTCACCAGTAGCTACAATAATACTTTGTTTAGTTAATTTTATGATTTGACCAGGATTTCCAGTTCCTGTAGTTACTTTTGTTTGCCAGATTTTAAATTTCTTATTGTTTAAAGTAGTATAAGCGACTGGCCAAGAATTCAATCCACGTACTAAATTATGGATATCTTGGGCAGATTTTGTCCAATCAATGCGACAATTATCATTGTTTAACATTTTAGCATAGCAAGATAAATTGTCATTTTGTTTTTCACGAGGAGCTTTATTTTCTTCGATTAATTGAACTGTTTGCAATAATAAATCAGCACCTTGAACCATTAATTTGTCATGAAGTTGTGCTGTAGTCATATCTGGAGTGATTTCGGTAGTAGCTTTTAATATCATATCGCCAGTATCTAAACCAACGTCCATATACATAGTAGTGATACCAGTTTGTTTATCGCCACTGATGATTGACCAGTGGATTGGAGCTGCACCGCGCCAACGAGGTAATAATGAACCATGTACGTTTACACAGCTAAGTGGCGGTATATCAAGTATTTCTTTAGAAAGAATTTGACCAAAAGCGACAACGATAATTAAATCAGGTTTTAATTCGCGAAGCTCAGCTACACATTCTGGTGTTTTGATTTTTTCTGGCTGATATACTGGTAAATTATGTTTTAGAGCATATTCTTTGACAGGGGACATAGCTAATTTTTGACCACGTCCTTTTGGTCTGTCTGGTTGTGTATATACAGCAG
Coding sequences:
- a CDS encoding DMT family transporter translates to MGVAMKGHLLALFTIICWGTTFISTKILLVDFSPIEILLTRFVIGLSILYIIRPEPLKLRHEEHRLYLVVAALSGITLYYLMENIALTYTYASNVGIISSTAPFFAAILASFTLRKHAITGPFIVGFIISMIGIVFIALEESSLNINPKGDILALGAAVLWAVYAVVLKKICAFGYDMIVITREIFLYGVILMIPPVIFMGFNIDLIYLLEPVNLANMLYLGIGASAICFLTWNFATKYLGVVKTTVYIYACPVVTVITAYLVLNEPITLYKLIGMILAIVGLVISQR
- a CDS encoding lactate utilization protein, yielding MARNLPQQLRYDKLGPNVVKALTKRHFEAYYCSTKEEALAQAIKLIPEKDVISWGGSISIDEINLLSYVKEHYQVIDRDSAKSPEERLDLMRKALLCDTFLMSSNAISEDGQLVNIDGNGNRVAAMIYGPKNVIIIAGMNKVVKTLDDAYARAKNIAAPSVVQRFPNAKTPCNQTGACHDCLSSDSCCAYIVTTRICRPAKKIKVILVGENLGL
- the trpS gene encoding tryptophan--tRNA ligase, which encodes MGKIILTGDRPTGRLHIGHYVGSLKRRVELQNSGEFEKIFIMIADAQALTDNADNPEKVRQNVLEVALDYLACGIDPKKSTIFVQSQIPQLCELTCYYMNLVTVSRLQRNPTVKSEIQMRNFEASIPVGFLAYPVSQASDITAFKATTVPVGEDQEPMIEQTREIVRRFNMLYNTETLVEPDILLPDNKACLRLPGIDGKAKMSKSLGNCIYLSDEADVIKQKVMSMYTDPDHIKVSDPGKIEGNTVFIYLDAFCKDEHFAKYLPDYNNLDELKVHYQRGGLGDVKVKKFLNAVLQEEFEPIRNRRKEYQKDIAYVYQILKEGSEVAREVAQQTLHEVKDAMKINYFDDIELLNQQIDKYKEVK
- a CDS encoding OPT family oligopeptide transporter, which produces MKNHDFMSHELKLPELTLRGVILGLFITIVFTASNVYLGLKVGLTFSSAIPAAIISMAILRMCKDSNILENNLVQTQASAAGTLSAVIFVIPGLLMIGYWQGFQFWQTLMICACGGCLGVLFTIPLRRAMVVNTDLPYPEGRAAAEILKVGSASEKKGVTGMKDIVSGGVVAALINLFSSGFGYLSAEMMNWIHLGKNVVTCLPLGFSPALLGAGYLIGLASGLAILFGLVVTWLGFVPYFMSISDIPVGVDIGEVATSIWSSKIRFMGAGTIGIAAIWTLITLLKPILDGIKMSIKAVSDNSVSNDNLHRMDTDMTPKSIGIVFVLIIIGLIGVFYSFLAGGNLSTGMTLLYIVVGIIVAVGMGFFVAAACGYMAGLIGTSSSPISGIGILGIIVSSLVVLALGNLAGLFSSEYGTLFATAFAIFITSVITSIAAISNDNLQDLKTGLLVGATPWKQQVALLIGCIAGAIAIAPVLNLLYEAYGFPGAMPRPDMDPNQVLSAPQATLMATIAKGIFNNSMDWSYILYGVIFGIIIIIIDVLLKKSTKNLSLPPLAVGMGIYLPPTLQMPLVVGAVLSYVVNRYLRKRAEVRSPQNVADDVDTCNRRGILFASGMIVGESLMGVLLAGVIVVSVTSGGSEAPLRMVGDSFGDTAQWLGLLVNILLIIEFARRVITAKLNK
- a CDS encoding HD domain-containing protein, with amino-acid sequence MNFDCKNTIIRHRIFKKCYKEIDKEETNRIFCRHDMGHFLDVARLMMILNVKEDLKISDDMIYATALLHDIGRHIQYRQGIGHEISSAQIAPLILDDCDFTVEEKNQIIEAILKHRDSKTSEEKNLNGLLYRADKMSRTCFCCQVEPICNWKDEKKNLKLKY
- the folP gene encoding dihydropteroate synthase, whose translation is MKIGSREFDFGRHTYIMGILNVTPDSFSDGGRFNSLDKALFHVQEMIKEGVDIIDVGGESTRPGYTLLSDDEEISRIVPVIENLKKEFDVPISLDTYKGNVAKEGIKAGADLINDIWGLKYDDILAKVIAENDVACCLMHNRKDTNYKDFLTDVVEDLQETIDIVQNAGIKKDKIILDPGIGFAKTYEQNLIMLKNLSSLHKLNFPLLLGASRKSVVGLTLDLPADERVEGTITTSIMAVLADYDFVRVHDIKENLRAIKMAEAIKYAGGNF
- the folK gene encoding 2-amino-4-hydroxy-6-hydroxymethyldihydropteridine diphosphokinase → MDIIRIDNLEVYAYHGVYDEEKEKGQYFYVNAELYTNTRKAGMNDDLDASTNYGTVCDFIHDFMTKHTYDLIETVAEQLAQALLLEFKLVKSVLLEIRKPHAPIEKEFESVSVEIERGWHEAFVAFGSNLGDKEKFIDEAIEALSNLPQINIVAISDKIVTEPYGNVEQDVFLNGVMKIETLLPADELLQILQKVEEHAGRERKIHWGPRTLDLDIIFYDDDIISEDDLIVPHPDMKNRDFVLKPLMQIAPYKLHPVYRKTISDMYAELMAKKQ
- a CDS encoding DUF116 domain-containing protein, with the protein product MYNDILKNTKKRLFIKLAAISLFSIMFLTYLIIWLCYPRLIVLDLAFIAQLAFTFVSIVFIFCCLFILNMIFNIANIKAFSFLDKYIFNFINFLFPIIILWGKIFGIGRRETERSFIALNNYILTHKNIKVEAKDLLVISPHCLQLATCPHKITHDINNCKHCNQCTIGPLIDMANRMGFHFRVATGGTLARKIAKELRPKMLLAIACERDLTSGIQDVYPLPSAGVLNIRPNGPCYNTTVDLELVEQTIKQFIK
- the fmt gene encoding methionyl-tRNA formyltransferase — translated: MPIKNIVFMGTPEFAVPCLDILNQHYNVTAVYTQPDRPKGRGQKLAMSPVKEYALKHNLPVYQPEKIKTPECVAELRELKPDLIIVVAFGQILSKEILDIPPLSCVNVHGSLLPRWRGAAPIHWSIISGDKQTGITTMYMDVGLDTGDMILKATTEITPDMTTAQLHDKLMVQGADLLLQTVQLIEENKAPREKQNDNLSCYAKMLNNDNCRIDWTKSAQDIHNLVRGLNSWPVAYTTLNNKKFKIWQTKVTTGTGNPGQIIKLTKQSIIVATGEGAIELLEIQPPNKAKMPASSYINGHKQELENNVSFI